A single region of the Schistocerca serialis cubense isolate TAMUIC-IGC-003099 chromosome 7, iqSchSeri2.2, whole genome shotgun sequence genome encodes:
- the LOC126412636 gene encoding GTPase HRas-like, protein MTEYKLVVVGAGGVGKSALTIQLIQNHFVDEYDPTIEDSYRKQVVIDGETCLLDILDTAGQEEYSAMRDQYMRTGEGFLLVFAVNSAKSFEDIGTYREQIKRVKDAEEVPMVLVGNKCDLPSWVVDTNQAREIAKQYGIPFVETSAKTRMGVDDAFYTLVREIRKDKEHRGREKRKRLRGTHKKKRCCLL, encoded by the coding sequence ATGACTGAATACAAACTGGTTGTTGTGGGTGCGGGTGGCGTTGGGAAAAGTGCATTGACAATTCAACTTATACAAAATCATTTTGTGGACGAATATGATCCTACAATAGAAGATTCTTATCGGAAACAGGTTGTGATTGACGGAGAGACGTGTTTGTTAGACATATTGGACACAGCAGGTCAAGAAGAATATAGTGCTATGAGAGACCAATATATGAGGACTGGTGAAGGTTTTCTTTTAGTTTTCGCAGTTAACAGTGCAAAATCCTTTGAAGATATTGGAACTTATCGCGAGCAGATCAAAAGGGTTAAAGATGCAGAAGAAGTCCCGATGGTTTTAGTTGGGAATAAGTGTGACCTACCATCGTGGGTAGTTGATACAAATCAAGCACGCGAAATAGCCAAGCAGTATGGAATCCCCTTCGTcgaaacatcagcaaaaacacgtATGGGTGTTGACGACGCATTCTATACCCTTGTACGAGAAATCAGAAAAGATAAGGAGCACAGAGGACGAGAAAAACGAAAAAGATTGAGAGGAACCCACAAAAAGAAGAGATGCTGTTTGCTGTAG